The window GTCATTGTCGGCGAAAACAAGGTCGGCAAGAGCAACTTCATTCGCGCCCTACAATTGATCCTGGATCCGGGCCTGTCGGAACGCGACCGCCAGCTCGGGTTCGAACATTTCTGGGATGGGCTGGGCGAAGACAAGCTCGGCGAGACCATCGCAATCTCAGTCGATCTGACGGATTTTACCGACGATCCGCGATTGATGGCGCATCTCAATGACTGTGTGGTCGATCCGGGGCCACCGATGGTCGCGCGTCTGACGTACCGTTTTCAGCCCAAGGCAAATCTCGGCCGCGAGCCTGAGAGCCTGGCCGACTACGAATATATCATTTTCGGCGGCGACGATCCCGATATGTCGATCGGCTCAACCTTCCGCCGGATGCTGCCGCTCGATGTCCAGGTCGCGCTGCGCGATGCCGAGAAGGACCTGTCGAGCTGGCGGAACTCGCCGTTGAGGCCTCTCATCGAGCAACTGGCGACCTCGCTGGATGAAGACGCGCGCGACGAGATCCAGGAGCAGGTCAACGAGGCGCAAGCCGAGCTTGCTGGCCATGCCGAGGTGGTCGCCACCGCGCAGCGCATCAGTGAGCGGCTGATCGCTATTGCGGGCGAACAGCATGCCGTTCCGCTCACGCTTGGTCTTGCACCAACCCGCGTCGATGCTTTGCTGCGCAGCCTGCGGCTGCTGATCGATAATGGCGCGCGCGGCATTGGCGACGCCAGTCTTGGCACCGCGAATCTGATCTTCTTGGCGTTGAAGAGCCTTGAGCTCGATCGTCTGGTCACGGATGGCGAGCGCGACCATACGTTCTTTGTGGTCGAAGAGCCCGAAGCACACCTCCACCCGCATATACAGCGGCTCGTCTACCGGTACTTCCTCGGCGGAGCTGGGGACGGAGAGGAAGAGACTCCGCCGCTCACAACCATCCTTACGACGCACTC is drawn from Novosphingobium decolorationis and contains these coding sequences:
- a CDS encoding ATP-dependent nuclease — translated: MRISRIKISNFANFSDIEVETGESIVIVGENKVGKSNFIRALQLILDPGLSERDRQLGFEHFWDGLGEDKLGETIAISVDLTDFTDDPRLMAHLNDCVVDPGPPMVARLTYRFQPKANLGREPESLADYEYIIFGGDDPDMSIGSTFRRMLPLDVQVALRDAEKDLSSWRNSPLRPLIEQLATSLDEDARDEIQEQVNEAQAELAGHAEVVATAQRISERLIAIAGEQHAVPLTLGLAPTRVDALLRSLRLLIDNGARGIGDASLGTANLIFLALKSLELDRLVTDGERDHTFFVVEEPEAHLHPHIQRLVYRYFLGGAGDGEEETPPLTTILTTHSPHIASVTPIRSIVLLRHDAGEEATTAVSTATAPLTARDEADLQRYIDVSRGEIFFARGVILVEGDAERFLIPAFAEALDIPLDMLGITVCSVSGTNFTPYVKLLGPQGLNIPHVILTDRDPNGANPPLVRRRLINVLRLVENGVSYTPLDADAVIARAEPFGYFVNSNTLEPELFTGGLAEAMQEVIGEELSINQNTQDLIQGWVDDTDTLDEERLIKLIERIGKGRFAQALAPHVDEDTCPDYIRQALEHIRDALA